One Fusarium poae strain DAOMC 252244 chromosome 4, whole genome shotgun sequence DNA window includes the following coding sequences:
- a CDS encoding hypothetical protein (BUSCO:9712at5125), whose product MADEGVAEHYQVLEELGRGSFGIVYKGIEKTTGETVAIKHIDLESNDDDIQDIQAEIAVLSTCASSYVTQYKGSFLRGHKLWIVMEFLGGGSCLDLLKPANFSETHIAIVCRELLMGIQYLHNEGKIHRDIKAANVLLSETGKVKLADFGVAAQLTNIKSQRNTFVGTPFWMAPEVIQQDGYSFKADIWSLGITAMEMANGEPPLCHIHPMKVLFHIPKNSPPRLEGNFSKDFKDFIAQCLTKDYDRRPTAKDLLRHRFIRNAGKVEALQELIARRQMWDANQNRQKHPIYYQETLQSMTPKDEQQEWVFDTVKSVAPPPKRPTVKQHRNPSIFNAEEAMKKLDVKDGPLGGTSPAPGTVRKSTVRRSSLAQSTTSMRSSGSPRGSIPPKRPLQTDMSFGNSGSTMRLFRRVPSDSSSQGSRPTSSDDVFCDENSHSSITTPVEPYGKEAVLGRRLYTKAVEPSLAELHAQTSAMQKREALAKLSDAFAALDAVDPEGAYHLMTSMVSSMAQDNKLSASILRQPVQKIPDDGTPQGTVIVKSTTPAASPAKLVMASSNPHLRSHRRRHADTPTMYEKDFNQEKLAIENKYPGQEARSGMEHSKQLSDVLYSRWSDGLRIRWPAV is encoded by the exons ATGGCTGACGAAGGCGTTGCTGAGCATTATCAGGTTCTCGAAGAGCTTGGCC GTGGAAGCTTTGGCATTGTGTACAAAGGCATTGAGAAAACAACCGGCGAAACTGTCGCTATAAAACAT ATCGACCTCGAGTCCAACGACGATGATATTCAAGATATCCAAGCAGAAATTGCTGTGCTGAGCACATGTGCCAGTTCCTATGTTACTCAATACAAAGGATCTTTTCTGCGAGGCCACAAGCTATGGATTGTCATGGAATTCCTAGGCGGTGGATCTTGCTTGGATCTG CTGAAACCCGCCAACTTCAGCGAAACACACATCGCCATTGTTTGTCGCGAACTGCTAATGGGTATCCAGTACCTGCACAATGAAGGAAAGATTCACAGAGATATCAAGGCTGCTAATGTTCTCCTCTCCGAGACCGGCAAAGTCAAGCTTGCAGATTTTGGAGTCGCCGCCCAATTGACCAACATCAAGTCTCAGCGAAACACCTTCGTCGGAACCCCTTTCTGGATGGCTCCCGAGGTCATTCAGCAAGATGGATATAGTTTCAAGGCTGATATCTGGTCACTGGGCATCACAGCCATGGAGATGGCCAACGGAGAGCCTCCTCTGTGTCATATCCACCCAATGAAGGTTCTTTTCCATATCCCCAAGAACTCTCCCCCTCGTCTGGAAGGCAACTTCAGCAAGGACTTCAAGGACTTCATCGCCCAATGTCTTACTAAAGACTACGACCGTCGTCCAACTGCAAAGGACCTCCTGCGCCACCGTTTCATTCGTAACGCCGGCAAGGTCGAGGCACTGCAGGAGCTTATTGCCCGTCGACAAATGTGGGATGCCAACCAGAATAGACAGAAGCATCCGATTTATTACCAAGAGACCCTACAGTCAATGACTCCTAAGGACGAGCAGCAAGAATGGGTCTTTGATACAGTAAAGTCGGTCGCGCCGCCGCCCAAGAGGCCAACAGTCAAGCAGCACCgaaatccatccatcttcaacGCTGAAGAGGCGATGAAGAAGTTAGATGTCAAGGATGGCCCTCTCGGTGGGACCTCTCCTGCGCCTGGCACTGTTCGAAAGTCGACTGTCCGCCGATCATCTCTTGCTCAAAGCACTACATCCATGCGATCTAGTGGCTCTCCCCGAGGCTCCATCCCGCCCAAGAGACCCCTCCAGACGGATATGTCATTTGGGAACTCGGGATCGACTATGCGCCTTTTCCGAAGAGTACCTTCTGACAGCTCAAGTCAGGGCAGTCGGCCAACTTCGTCAGACGATGTCTTTTGTGACGAGAATTCACATTCTTCCATAACAACTCCCGTTGAGCCATATGGGAAGGAGGCCGTACTTGGACGTCGACTTTATACAAAGGCCGTCGAGCCTTCTCTAGCCGAGTTGCATGCTCAAACCTCTGCGATGCAGAAGCGAGAGGCGCTGGCAAAACTATCAGACGCCTTCGCAGCCTTGGATGCAGTTGATCCCGAAGGAGCTTACCATCTCATGACTAGCATGGTATCCTCCATGGCCCAAGACAATAAGCTCAGCGCATCAATCCTACGACAGCCCGTCCAGAAGATTCCAGACGACGGAACTCCTCAGGGTACTGTGATTGTCAAGAGCACCACTCCTGCGGCCAGCCCAGCAAAACTCGTCATGGCTTCCAGCAATCCCCATCTTCGCAGCCACCGGCGTCGACATGCCGACACCCCTACCATGTACGAGAAAGATTTCAACCAAGAGAAGTTGGCTATCGAGAACAAGTACCCTGGCCAGGAAGCCAGGTCCGGCATGGAGCACAGTAAGCAGCTCTCCGATGTGCTCTACTCGCGGTGGTCTGATGGCCTTCGCATTCGATGGCCTGCTGTCTGA
- the RAI1 gene encoding decapping endonuclease targeting mRNA (BUSCO:28710at5125) yields MPNISLFSKIMAARFAIQPIGRFAGASQPVKRPKEFACFSYDDNHEFRLDDSSLKYYYTPQLGADLSKGFETFQKLDDTGDDHLDSLLKTIAAHEQETGKKIDANVVTWRGMMTKIMATPFDNMDGFEMNATLYQDCIFVEENNAYKMASRSNEGNNKRRRGPPLEVMQFWGYKFETLSTLPAPWAETPREFIENRENEVVNNKAQYCSVVRTGIGKSVLCLGGEVDAIWDSKPEEKGSPINWVELKTSAEIRNAGDMESFNRKLMKYWIQSFLLGVPRIVVGFRTRDGILVEAKDIETHRIPETVNSYPNPKWNADMCVNFAATFLEWLSENITDEGVWRIKREPQSPTIELFKVEETGHGDILSDEFKNWRIKLALGPSNES; encoded by the exons ATGCCG AATATTTCTTTGTTCTCCAAGATCATGGCGGCGCGCTTTGCTATTCAGCCCATTGGCCGATTTGCTGGTGCAAGCCAACCTGTCAAGAGACCCAAG GAGTTTGCATGCTTCTCTTATGACGACAACCATGAGTTTCGCCTGGATGACTCTTCTCTCAAATACTACTACACCCCACAGTTAGGCGCAGACCTCTCCAAGGGATTCGAAACTTTTCAGAAGCTGGATGACACCGGAGATGACCATCTCGATAGCCTTCTCAAGACCATCGCTGCTCATGAGCAAGAGACAGGCAAAAAGATAGACGCCAATGTTGTTACATGGAGAGGCATGATGACCAAG ATTATGGCCACCCCCTTTGATAATATGGATGG cttcgaAATGAATGCCACACTTTATCAA GATTGCAT CTTCGTTGAGGAGAACAATGCCTACAAGATGGCCTCCAGGTCCAACGAGGGCAACAACAAGCGCAGGAGAGGGCCACCTCTAGAAGTCATGCAGTTCTGGG GGTACAAGTTCGAGACACTGTCAACCCTTCCAGCGCCATGGGCAGAAACCCCGCGTGAGTTTATTGAAAACCGTGAGAATGAAGtcgtcaacaacaaagcACAGTACTGCTCTGTCGTTCGTACAGGCATCGGTAAATCCGTTCTCTGCCTCGGCGGTGAGGTCGATGCTA TCTGGGACTCCAAGCCCGAAGAAAAGGGAAGCCCTATCAACTGGGTAGAGCTCAAAACGTCCGCCGAGATTCGCAATGCGGGGGATATGGAAAGTTTTAACCGTAAACTGATGAAGTACTGGATTCAGTCATTTCTTCTTGGCGTGCCGCGTATCGTTGTCGGATTTCGCACGCGTGACGGTATTCTAGTCGAGGCAAAGGACATTGAGACGCATCGCATTCCTGAGACAGTCAACTCTTACCCGAACCCAAAATGGAACGCCGATATGTGCGTCAACTTTGCCGCTACTTTTCTAGAAT GGCTATCGGAGAATATCACCGATGAGGGCGTTTGGAGAATAAAGCGCGAGCCTCAGTCGCCCACTATCGAGCTTTTCAAAGTAGAAGAGACGGGACACGGTGATATCCTGTCCGACGAGTTCAAGAATTGGAGAATCAAGTTGGCCCTTGGACCTAGTAACGAAAGTTGA
- a CDS encoding hypothetical protein (BUSCO:742at5125), producing MVKTRKTTASNQTRKQRTSLNRKSKRKRDQDSESDVEPPSARKRRKSGIPQRSSQSHAQVEYPDQDSEEAEKESSGDSDEQEDTVLKGGWYLVRAVIDERFEISDGETKHEYLVDWVPSSQETYQPTWELAENLNAEALRDWEKKKDKRERQKLRREADRQNTRSRRGLRSLTPRTASAEPAAFNVRQQLETFDASHQNRSRSNSINQGVRARDRPRLEQESAFSEEPVPSIVSASSFDVESVRSPESPARPIRNFAIVLRKPDNFDPSEYQSVHSGSQKISDLEDNDQRLAFTSQLSQDTIPDSQDLSGRWDPRNLGSQAGVQEPDTPGIPAGQLSVDLGHLEKGDQGRGTRSPEIHNPVQAIADRETELPQSIDRSVELDASSPAPGQEEACFENGQSYYVNGGDIGVNNHSDDENREIDGNQAEQDFEVDSSEIGDSIRNQLLEDNQKFHLNDTDYDRHLSEESEYSINQSFDTANSGAAQEPLSNTDSYIPSDQQTQDNTLTNEFLGNGQRVAELRAPGAIDSPLSNQDADSAPRIGFERSSSSHRDSVDDLHIDTSQSQQPDIDFSSQPSPQGHFGTLSSKVSHRLGSPLEETAQLEPQLSSSNDISRIIPDSQYSNLTAELHPKAPQSLTASNRVQITPFASQVELVPDSATTDSDIPSHQPDQPRLPSLGRGDTFDSFPPTDHRAPAAPIQEFSSLNNTQNTPVFFTQPQGIHDSPVISSSLPRLGTNQGVQASLDPDSSSKSTGVPRKIQHRDINELQAAQSQSQTYSASNPPSELPGPPLETRKMERSYSQPRSLAADELKSFVDFGTDSVLGQGGDGESLDATSYGISNEQEPILSAGTAGLDIAASSSEAIIQSQPVYSVDPWKPEALGTTPDAPAPSISPASIMANPHRSTADSLREMIDRAYSNSRESIARSLLSQEPHDRTSPNTVSPAAISRVIDPLETTHTLNLTNRGTIPSEMDSPGPSITMGQIPDEQDSDISSQSSQQEDGHTQHVITLPMQASKRPYYGEIIKDYKVEIEAFSASFTGESGEQPSKSLVQKIRDLFDRLFDICDYPPNVVGTALESEPSADIAKFCCDSNPKFSFLFELMTALDKKEKEILIVVRNRELMRLVFALTEVAEIECSAEGINRRTNFPSAIRITLALWNEDFNPFNFDVVIGFDYRYIRSGIAMQLASGTGRKSPVVLLMVTTYSVEHVSLHTLSNASELEETNAMLACTVHAGQYLKDPERGYGEPHEIAEIFARYLNGITGTLNWEHQEIPEDVLDIFEGPMSQNQLLIAVDELHGNGHKRKFSDGEAADAKRTRTLPLRDPPVGSNNPPMPLATRRWLDGALLRGEANDREATTSVRVAVLDSLREQADEYERKVLLASEVETELKKQINRLDKELKDYRKTATKIGLSNRAAIQDRTVFEKEKFKAEADLQAAKAAMQKEDEKYKQRIAELESTISRLRETPGAAEREDALAAAQKKIRTAEDKLKIALTDVDFMRSRYQDVDSTAARLSNEVNALKVQNEDLERKASANLLAIHAQQASGERQVMQQQIANLQAQLQQKDAELIAAHQKLSSFVNGRNTRGGSMPRSPRVPSGVSPRPSRAYPGSASRGTSPSGPGTQFMSQQAQNTRWNPLQ from the exons ATGGTCAAAACGCGCAAAACCACCGCTTCTAATCAAACACGAAAACAAAGGACTTCATTGAATCGCAAatcaaagagaaaaagagacCAAGATAGTGAGTCGGACGTTGAGCCGCCGTCTGCTCGTAAGCGCAGGAAATCGGGCATCCCCCAGCGTAGTTCACAGTCGCATGCTCAAGTCGAGTATCCAGACCAAGACAGCGAAGAGGCCGAAAAAGAAAGTTCAGGAGACTCAGACGAACAAGAAGACACTGTCTTAAAGGGAGGCTGGTATCTTGTTCGCGCAGTCATTGATGAACGGTTTGAGATTTCAGACGGCGAAACTAAACACGAGTACCTTGTCGATTGGGTACCAAGCTCCCAAGAAACATATCAGCCAACCTGGGAACTG GCCGAAAACTTGAATGCAGAGGCATTGAGAGAttgggaaaagaaaaaggacaAGCGGGAGCGCCAGAAGCTACGACGTGAAGCCGATCGCCAAAATACAAGAAGCCGACGAGGGCTTCGGAGCCTCACACCTCGTACTGCTTCAGCTGAGCCAGCTGCGTTTAATGTGAGACAACAGCTTGAGACTTTTGATGCATCACACCAAAACCGCTCTCGGTCCAACTCTATTAACCAAGGCGTGCGAGCGAGAGACCGTCCCAGACTTGAGCAAGAGTCCGCGTTCTCAGAGGAACCAGTTCCATCAATCGTTTCAGCGTCATCTTTTGATGTCGAATCTGTAAGGTCGCCTGAATCTCCTGCTCGGCCTATTCGAAATTTTGCCATTGTGTTGCGTAAACCCGACAATTTTGACCCTTCTGAGTACCAAAGCGTTCACAGCGGCTCTCAAAAAATCTCAGATCTTGAAGACAATGATCAACGTCTAGCGTTCACATCACAGCTGAGCCAAGACACTATCCCTGATTCTCAAGATTTATCTGGTCGTTGGGATCCTAGAAACCTCGGGAGTCAAGCTGGTGTACAGGAACCAGACACCCCTGGAATTCCTGCTGGTCAACTATCAGTAGATTTGGGTCATCTAGAAAAAGGTGATCAAGGGAGAGGCACTCGCAGTCCAGAAATCCACAACCCTGTCCAAGCTATAGCCGACCGGGAAACCGAATTACCTCAATCCATCGATCGTTCAGTAGAACTCGACGCATCATCCCCAGCACCTGGTCAAGAAGAGGCCTGTTTTGAGAACGGACAGTCATACTACGTTAACGGAGGTGACATTGGCGTTAACAACCACTCTGACGACGAAAATCGGGAGATCGATGGTAACCAAGCCGAACAGGATTTTGAAGTCGATAGCAGTGAGATAGGAGATTCTATTCGCAATCAACTACTCGAAGACAACCAAAAATTTCACCTCAACGATACAGATTACGATCGACACCTTTCAGAAGAGAGCGAGTACAGTATAAATCAAAGTTTCGATACTGCCAACTCTGGAGCTGCCCAAGAACCCTTGAGCAATACAGACTCTTACATCCCTTCAGATCAACAGACTCAAGACAATACCTTAACCAACGAGTTCTTAGGGAACGGACAGAGAGTGGCAGAACTTCGCGCCCCTGGAGCCATTGATAGCCCTCTTTCTAATCAAGACGCGGACAGTGCCCCGAGGATTGGTTTTGAGAGGAGTTCCTCAAGTCATCGTGACTCTGTGGATGATCTGCATATCGACACTAGTCAGTCACAACAACCTGATATCGATTTCTCTTCCCAGCCCTCCCCCCAGGGCCACTTCGGCACGCTCAGTTCCAAAGTTTCTCATAGATTAGGTTCCCCCCTAGAAGAAACTGCACAACTTGAACCACAACTGTCCTCAAGTAACGACATCTCTCGCATTATTCCAGACTCGCAGTATTCAAACTTAACTGCAGAGTTACATCCCAAGGCGCCCCAGAGCCTGACGGCGTCGAACAGGGTCCAGATCACCCCTTTTGCTTCTCAAGTCGAGCTTGTTCCAGACTCGGCAACAACTGATTCAGATATCCCCTCTCATCAACCAGATCAGCCACGCCTACCTTCATTGGGAAGGGGAGACACATTTGACAGTTTCCCACCAACTGATCATCGTGCACCAGCAGCCCCAATTCAAGAATTTTCTAGCCTCAATAACACCCAGAATACACCAGTCTTTTTTACCCAGCCCCAAGGAATACACGACTCTCCTGTTATCTCGAGTTCTTTGCCAAGACTCGGAACTAACCAGGGTGTGCAGGCTTCATTGGATCCGGATTCGTCTTCCAAATCGACTGGCGTGCCCCGCAAGATCCAACATAGAGACATCAACGAGCTGCAGGCAGCCCAGTCGCAGTCTCAGACCTATAGTGCATCTAATCCACCTTCTGAGTTACCCGGACCACCTCTAGAAACTCGAAAAATGGAGCGCTCATATTCTCAGCCACGGAGCCTAGCCGCCGATGAGCTCAAAAGCTTTGTTGATTTTGGTACTGATTCAGTATTGGGTCAAGGCGGTGATGGGGAAAGCCTAGATGCGACATCTTACGGAATCTCAAATGAGCAAGAACCCATACTCAGTGCCGGCACAGCTGGTCTGGATATTGCCGCCAGTTCTTCTGAAGCTATCATACAATCGCAGCCAGTTTATTCAGTCGACCCTTGGAAACCAGAGGCTTTAGGAACTACGCCAGATGCCCCTGCGCCTTCAATTTCGCCGGCATCCATTATGGCAAACCCTCATAGATCAACAGCCGACAGTTTGAGAGAGATGATCGATCGGGCGTACAGCAATTCAAGGGAATCCATCGCCCGTTCTCTCTTGAGCCAGGAACCTCATGATAGAACGTCACCCAATACTGTCTCTCCAGCAGCCATTAGCAGGGTCATTGACCCTCTAGAGACGACTCACACCTTAAACTTGACAAACAGAGGCACAATACCCTCTGAGATGGACAGCCCTGGTCCCTCGATCACGATGGGTCAGATTCCTGACGAACAAGACTCTGATATCTCGTCTCAATCGTCTCAACAAGAAGATGGCCATACGCAGCATGTCATCACTCTTCCGATGCAGGCAAGTAAACGGCCGTATTATGGAGAGATAATAAAAGATTACAAAGTCGAAATCGAGGCTTTCAGCGCTTCGTTCACTGGCGAGTCTGGCGAACAGCCCAGCAAGTCTCTTGTGCAAAAGATCCGAGATCTTTTTGACAGGTTATTCGACATTTGCGATTATCCACCCAATGTTGTAGGAACGGCGCTTGAGTCGGAGCCCAGCGCTGATATTGCCAAATTCTGCTGTGATTCCAATCCGAAGTTCAGTTTCTTGTTTGAGCTAATGACTGCTCTggataaaaaggaaaaggagatTCTAATCGTGGTTCGCAATCGAGAACTCATGCGGCTTGTCTTCGCCCTTACTGAAGTTGCGGAGATTGAATGCTCGGCTGAGGGCATCAATCGGCGCACAAACTTTCCGTCAGCTATAAGGATCACTCTTGCTCTATGGAATGAGGATTTCAATCCTTTCAATTTTGACGTCGTTATCGGATTTGACTATCGTTATATTCGTTCGGGGATTGCTATGCAATTAGCATCTGGGACAGGCCGGAAGTCACCGGTCGTACTTTTGATGGTGACAACCTATTCCGTTGAGCACGTCAGCTTGCACACTTTGAGCAATGCGTCTGAGCTCGAGGAAACGAACGCAATGCTTGCGTGCACCGTCCATGCAGGGCAATATCTTAAAGACCCTGAACGTGGCTATGGTGAACCGCATGAAATTGCTGAAATATTCGCGCGTTACCTGAATGGCATTACTGGTACATTGAACTGGGAGCATCAGGAAATACCGGAAGATGTCCTTGATATTTTCGAGGGCCCTATGTCCCAAAACCAACTTCTTATTGCAGTGGACGAGTTGCATGGGAATGGCCATAAACGAAAGTTT AGCGACGGCGAGGCTGCTGATGCCAAACGGACGCGGACACTTCCTCTTCGGGACCCGCCAGTTGGTTCCAACAACCCTCCTATGCCTCTCGCAACACGGCGATGGCTTGACGGTGCATTGCTTCGAGGAGAGGCCAACGATAGGGAGGCGACTACTTCTGTGCGCGTGGCAGTCCTAGACTCACTCAGGGAGCAG GCGGACGAGTACGAGCGCAAGGTTTTATTAGCGAGCGAGGTCGAGACTGAACTGAAGAAACAAATTAACCGTCTTGACAAGGAACTCAAGGACTATCGAAAGACAGCAACTAAGATTGGGCTGTCAAATCGCGCCGCTATCCAAGATCGAACAGTCTTTGAGAAGGAAAAGTTCAAAGCCGAGGCGGACTTGCAAGCCGCAAAAGCAGCTATGCAGAAAGAGGACGAGAAGTACAAGCAGAGGATAGCCGAGCTCGAATCTACGATCAGTCGTCTAAGGGAGACACCCGGAGCTGCCGAAAGGGAAGACGCACTGGCTGCAGCGCAAAAAAAGATACGGACCGCGGAAGACAAGCTGAAGATCGCCTTGACAGATGTAGATTTCATGAGAAGCCGGTATCAGGATGTCGATTCTACAGCAGCCCGGTTGTCCAACGAGGTCAATGCACTGAAGGTACAGAACGAAGATCTGGAACGGAAAGCTTCAGCGAACCTGTTGGCTATCCATGCACAGCAGGCTTCTGGGGAGAGACAGGTTATGCAGCAACAGATTGCGAATCTACAAGCGCAACTCCAGCAAAAGGACGCAGAACTGATTGCAGCGCATCAGAAACTTAGTAGTTTTGTGAATGGGCGGAACACACGAGGAGGCAGCATGCCTCGCAGCCCCCGCGTTCCAAGTGGAGTGAGTCCACGGCCCAGTCGGGCGTATCCTGGTTCTGCTAGTAGAGGAACAAGTCCTTCCGGGCCTGGTACACAGTTCATGAGCCAACAGGCTCAAAATACCAGGTGGAATCCTCTTCAGTGA
- the COX6 gene encoding Cytochrome c oxidase subunit 6 (BUSCO:55928at5125) — protein sequence MSAFIRVARGVRAAPIRPAMQPLVARSAVAHFTTSMPRRSEHAEETFEEFSARFEKEFDGVQDVFELQRNLNNAFAYDLVPAPSVIAAALKAARRVNDFGTAVRIFEGIKTKVENKGQYEQYLEELKPLREELGVPLKEELYPEEK from the exons ATGTCCGCCTTCATCCGTGTCGCTCGTGGCGTCCGCGCTGCTCCTATCCGACCTGCCATGCAGCCCCTTGTGGCCCGCTCGGCTGTCGCCCACTTCACCACTTCGATGCCCCGACGAAGCGAGCATGCTGAAGAGACCTTTGAGGAATTCTCCGCTAG GTTCGAGAAGGAGTTCGACGGTGTTCAGGATGTTTTCGAGCTTCAG CGcaacctcaacaacgccTTCGCTTACGATCTTGTCCCTGCTCCCTCGGTGATTGCTGCCGCCCTCAAGGCTGCCCGAAGGGTCAACGACTTCGGTACTGCCGTCCGCATCTTCGAAG GTATCAAGACCAAGGTCGAGAACAAGGGCCAGTACGAGCAGTACCTTGAGGAGCTCAAGCCCCTCCGAGAAGAGCTTGGTGTGCCTCTGAAGGAGGAACTTTACCCCGAGGAGAAGTAA
- a CDS encoding hypothetical protein (TransMembrane:7 (o59-77i89-108o120-141i162-182o188-207i227-245o265-286i)) — MSATPATFYEQLPLPTIDRPFGIHLWPIFDKAFTAVVGYSANDFKFVPFETPMSTLKSTSIFIVIYYCIIFGGREWMRNREPFKLKGLFLIHNLYLTLISGALLALFIEQLLPTVVRGGIFHAICHAEGGWTQPLVVLYYLNYLTKYLELLDTVFLFLKKKPLTFLHCYHHGATAFLCYTQLIGSTSVSWVPIVLNLLVHVVMYWYYFQSARGVRVWWKEWVTRLQIIQFVIDLGFIYFASYTYFTSTYFQWMPNAGKCSGEEFAAFSGIITISSYLVLFISFYFATYKKQGKAPTGRQSLRRMSQAPLPDPHLVQTTPVKKSNGATTTGAKTNSASTRSRKA, encoded by the exons ATGTCTGCGACTCCCGCTACCTTTTACGAGCAGCTGCCGCTGCCTACCATCGACCGTCCCTTTGGTATTCACCTGTGGCCCATCTTCGACAAGGCTTTCACTGCTGTTGTCGGCTACTCCGCCAATGACTTCAAGTTTGTGCCTTTCGAGACTCCCATGTCCACCCTCAAGTCGACATCGATCTTCATTGTCATTTACTACTGCATCATCTTTGGTGGTCGCGAGTGGATGCGCAACCGCGAGCCTTTCAAGCTCAAGGGTCTCTTCTTGATCCACAACCTCTACCTGACTCTGATCAGTGGTGCTCTCCTGGCTCTCTTCATTGAGCAGCTTCTGCCCACTGTTGTTCGTGGCGGCATCTTCCACGCCATCTGCCATGCTGAGGGCGGCTGGACCCAGCCCCTTGTCGTTCTGTACTAC CTCAACTACCTCACCAAGTACCTCGAGCTCCTCGACACcgtcttccttttcctcaagaagaagcctTTGA CCTTCCTCCACTGCTACCACCATGGTGCTACCGCTTTTCTCTGCTACACTCAGCTCATCGGTTCCACTTCCGTCTCTTGGGTTCCCATCGTCCTGAACCTCCTCGTTCACGTCGTCATGTACTGGTACTACTTCCAGAGCGCTCGTGGTGTCCGTGTTTGGTGGAAGGAGTGGGTTACCCGTCTCCAGATCATCCAGTTCGTCATCGATCTCGGATTCATCTACTTCGCCTCTTACACCTACTTCACCTCGACCTACTTCCAATGGATGCCCAACGCTGGCAAGTGCTCTGGCGAGGAGTTTGCTGCTTTCTCTGgtatcatcaccatcagctCTTAcctcgtcctcttcatctcctTCTACTTCGCCACCTACAAGAAGCAAGGAAAGGCCCCTACCGGCCGACAGAGCCTCCGCCGCATGTCTCAGGCCCCTCTTCCCGACCCTCACCTGGTCCAGACCACTCCTGTCAAGAAGTCCAACGGTGCCACCACCACTGGAGCCAAGACCAACAGTGCCTCTACTCGATCCCGTAAGGCTTAA